In a genomic window of Gadus chalcogrammus isolate NIFS_2021 chromosome 17, NIFS_Gcha_1.0, whole genome shotgun sequence:
- the LOC130369938 gene encoding nuclear factor 7, brain-like → MPALFSALGEQRTERNKMAATLDAEQIQCSICLDIFSKPVSIPCGHNYCMHCLATCWATQQQAQCPLCKEVFHPQPALRVNRTLAVITEAFTRALSENLEDREDGLQPVPRETKGPAHPGQQVDCDVCTGLKLAAARSCQVCMRSYCEAHLRTHQSDAVLRRHKLADPAAFPTRGLCRRHKGPLDIFCRTEKMLVCATCIETDHKGHDVVVLETEAGRVKVEMKEAEEQLLQMVQSKREKVQEIAGFLHKGKELADKEIQAAFEELGGFLSGVQAGLLEEEGEVLMAAENKAKVMVEELGEEITQLQKRRSELEQLQHTQDQLHLLQSFLSLRDPPTHRNWSKVRLHDNINLGGARRAAAKMAAFCREMERRLCAQEIQLIGQYADDVILDPDTACPWLTLSPDGKQVSQSIQKNPSWLPSDPRRFQTCVCVLGTDPIQQGRHSWVVEVGDKSEWDVGVARESINRNGVIRVEPDQGYWAICRRKGGAVTPCPPPLIPPRLQATAPTRRVCVFVDYEEGSVSFYDVDAHMPLHTFSGCHFTEPLYPYFNPCLRDNGMNTAPLVICPVEGQMTGQ, encoded by the exons ATGCCTGCACTATTTTCAGCCCTTGGCGAACAACGGACAG AGAgaaacaagatggccgccactCTGGATGCAGAGCAGATCCAGTGCAGCATCTGTCTGGACATCTTCTCCAAGCCGGTGTCCATCCCCTGTGGACACAACTACTGCATGCACTGCCTCGCCACCTGCTGGGCCACCCAGCAGCAGGCCCAGTGCCCACTCTGCAAGGAGGTCTTCCATCCCCAACCAGCGCTCCGGGTCAACAGAACTCTGGCCGTCATCACTGAAGCCTTCACAAG GGCCCTGTCAGAGAACCTTGAGGACAGGGAGGACGGCCTGCAACCGGTTCCCAGGGAAACCAAAGGCCCGGCCCACCCCGGTCAGCAGGTTGACTGTGACGTCTGCACGGGGCTGAAGCTGGCGGCGGCCAGGTCGTGCCAGGTGTGCATGAGGTCGTACTGCGAGGCCCACCTCAGAACCCACCAGTCCGACGCAGTGCTGCGCAGACACAAGCTTGCGGATCCCGCCGCCTTCCCCACCAGGGGCCTCTGCCGGAGGCACAAGGGGCCCTTGGACATCTTCTGCCGGACAGAGAAGATGCTGGTGTGCGCCACGTGCATCGAGACGGACCACAAGGGCCACGACGTTGTTGTCCTGGAGACGGAGGCGGGCAGGGTCAAG GTGGAGATGAAGGAGGCAGAGGAACAGCTTCTCCAGATGGtgcagagcaagagggagaaggTCCAGGAGATCGCAGGCTTTCTGCACAAGGGAAAG GAGTTGGCGGACAAGGAGATTCAGGCGGCGTTTGAGGAGCTGGGGGGCTTCCTCTCCGGAGTCCAGGCCGGCctgctggaggaagagggggaggtgcTGATGGCGGCGGAGAATAAGGCaaaggtgatggtggaggagctgggggaggagatCACCCAACTCCAGAAGAGGCGCAGCGAGCTGGAGCAGCTACAGCACACACAGGATCAGCTGCACCTCCTGCAG AGTTTTCTTTCTTTGCGCGACCCCCCGACCCACAGGAACTGGTCCAAGGTCCGTCTCCACGACAACATAAACCTGGGCGGGGCGAGGAGGGCCGCCGCCAAGATGGCTGCCTTctgcagagagatggagaggcggCTGTGTGCCCAAG AGATCCAATTGATCGGCCAGTATGCAG atGATGTGATTCTAGACCCAGATACGGCGTGCCCTTGGTTGACCCTTTCCCCTGACGGAAAGCAG GTGAGCCAGAGCATCCAGAAGAACCCGAGTTGGTTGCCCAGCGACCCCCGGAGGttccagacgtgtgtgtgtgtcttggggaCAGATCCCATCCAGCAggggagacacagctgggtggTGGAG GTGGGGGACAAGAGTGAGTGGGACGTGGGCGTGGCCAGGGAGTCCATCAACAGGAACGGCGTCATCAGGGTGGAGCCCGATCAAGGCTACTGGGCCATCTGCCGACGCAAAGGCGGGGCCgtcaccccctgcccccccccactcatccCGCCCCGCCTCCAGGCCACCGCCCCCACCCGGCGGGTGTGCGTGTTCGTCGACTACGAGGAGGGCTCGGTCTCCTTCTACGACGTCGACGCCCACATGCCCTTGCACACGTTCAGCGGCTGCCATTTCACCGAGCCCCTCTACCCCTACTTTAACCCCTGTCTCCGTGACAACGGCATGAACACCGCCCCCTTGGTCATCTGCCCCGTCGAGGGCCAGATGACGGGGCAGTAG